A single Dermacentor albipictus isolate Rhodes 1998 colony chromosome 3, USDA_Dalb.pri_finalv2, whole genome shotgun sequence DNA region contains:
- the Cda4 gene encoding chitin deacetylase 1 isoform X2: MFANPDTCRRFYICSGGTPFSQACPPSLYFDDAKKFCTFKNKELTCGPVESTTTERPKHDPDTAPKCDPSTCVLPECFCSVDGTRIPGDLEPKDVPQMVLMSFDGALNGMNFPQYRALLHKEHRKNPNGCPIKATFFLSHEYTSYFNVQRMFADGHEFASLGVTHRGPESWWSKAKYENWTEEIVGMREILSRFGNVSKETILGMRAPYLKPGGNTMLNMIYDFAFAYDSSFAAPPSKTPLWPYTLDHRIPHHCVNKGCPTHSYPGVWEVPLNTLHSEEGTGGQCALADQCVFPDDEDTVFEFLLENFLRHYRTNRAPLGLYFRVNWFTDKIKTKALHRFVDHILKNYDNAWFVTMQQALLWMRSPRRIAELRDFEAWGCSKREPACNLPTTCALPFADEYSYGELRYMETCTACPARYPWIGNYGGQQVGKMIMDEVAEQNRQSAVEGSGSDEDYNVTSAAA, from the exons ATGTTCGCCAACCCCGACACCTGCCGTCGCTTCTACATCTGCTCGGGCGGCACGCCCTTCAGCCAGGCCTGCCCGCCCTCGCTCTACTTCGACGACGCCAAGAAGTTCTGCACGTTCAAGAACAAGGAGCTTACCTGCGGACCAGTTGAAAGCA CAACCACGGAGCGGCCAAAGCACGACCCGGACACTGCGCCCAAGTGCGATCCGTCGACGTGTGTGCTCCCCGAGTGCTTCTGCAGCGTCGACGGAACGCGCATCCCCGGAGACCTGGAGCCCAAGGACGTGCCCCAGATGGTGCTCATGTCCTTTGACGGCGCCCTGAACGGCATGAACTTCCCGCAGTACCGGGCCCTACTGCACAAGGAGCACCGCAAGAACCCCAACGGGTGCCCCATAAAGGCAACCTTCTTCCTGTCGCACGAGTACACCAGCTACTTCAACGTGCAGAGGATGTTTGCCGACGGCCACGAGTTTGCCTCCCTGGGCGTCAC GCACCGCGGCCCCGAGAGCTGGTGGTCCAAGGCCAAGTACGAGAACTGGACCGAAGAAATAGTGGGCATGCGCGAGATCTTGTCCCGCTTCGGCAACGTCTCCAAGGAGACCATACTGGGCATGCGTGCCCCCTACCTGAAGCCAGGCGGCAACACCATGCTCAACATGATCTACGACTTCGCCTTCGCATACGACTCATCGTTCGCCGCGCCACCCAGCAAGACGCCGCTGTGGCCATACACGCTCGACCACCGCATCCCGCACCACTGCGTCAACAAGGGCTGCCCTACGCACTCGTACCCGGGCGTGTGGGAGGTGCCGCTCAATACGCTGCACAGCGAGGAAGGCACCGGCGGTCAGTGCGCGCTCGCCGACCAGTGCGTCTTTCCAGATGACGAGGACACTGTGTTCGAGTTCCTGCTCGAGAACTTCCTGCGCCATTACCGCACCAACCGCGCGCCACTGGGACTCTATTTCCGCGTCAACTGGTTCACCGACAAGATTAAGACCAAGGCGCTGCACCGGTTCGTGGACCACATACTGAAGAACTACGACAATGCCTGGTTCGTCACCATGCAGCAGGCACTGCTGTGGATGCGCTCGCCACGGCGCATCGCCGAGTTGCGCGACTTCGAGGCGTGGGGTTGCTCCAAGCGTGAGCCGGCCTGCAACCTGCCGACTACGTGCGCGCTGCCCTTCGCGGACGAGTACTCGTACGGCGAGCTGCGCTACATGGAGACGTGCACCGCGTGCCCCGCGCGTTACCCGTGGATCGGCAACTACGGCGGCCAGCAGGTCGGCAAGATGATCATGGACGAAGTGGCCGAGCAGAACCGGCAgtcggccgtcgagggctccggCAGCGATGAAGACTACAACGTCACCAGCGCGGCAGCCTAG
- the Cda4 gene encoding chitin deacetylase 7 isoform X1 has translation MEFSPAAKSARLFLVAALLAFCARDAAAASGAERVRRDAEDFECPFPDGMFANPDTCRRFYICSGGTPFSQACPPSLYFDDAKKFCTFKNKELTCGPVESTTTERPKHDPDTAPKCDPSTCVLPECFCSVDGTRIPGDLEPKDVPQMVLMSFDGALNGMNFPQYRALLHKEHRKNPNGCPIKATFFLSHEYTSYFNVQRMFADGHEFASLGVTHRGPESWWSKAKYENWTEEIVGMREILSRFGNVSKETILGMRAPYLKPGGNTMLNMIYDFAFAYDSSFAAPPSKTPLWPYTLDHRIPHHCVNKGCPTHSYPGVWEVPLNTLHSEEGTGGQCALADQCVFPDDEDTVFEFLLENFLRHYRTNRAPLGLYFRVNWFTDKIKTKALHRFVDHILKNYDNAWFVTMQQALLWMRSPRRIAELRDFEAWGCSKREPACNLPTTCALPFADEYSYGELRYMETCTACPARYPWIGNYGGQQVGKMIMDEVAEQNRQSAVEGSGSDEDYNVTSAAA, from the exons GAGCGGAACGCGTACGCCGCGACGCCGAGGACTTCGAGTGCCCGTTCCCCGACGGGATGTTCGCCAACCCCGACACCTGCCGTCGCTTCTACATCTGCTCGGGCGGCACGCCCTTCAGCCAGGCCTGCCCGCCCTCGCTCTACTTCGACGACGCCAAGAAGTTCTGCACGTTCAAGAACAAGGAGCTTACCTGCGGACCAGTTGAAAGCA CAACCACGGAGCGGCCAAAGCACGACCCGGACACTGCGCCCAAGTGCGATCCGTCGACGTGTGTGCTCCCCGAGTGCTTCTGCAGCGTCGACGGAACGCGCATCCCCGGAGACCTGGAGCCCAAGGACGTGCCCCAGATGGTGCTCATGTCCTTTGACGGCGCCCTGAACGGCATGAACTTCCCGCAGTACCGGGCCCTACTGCACAAGGAGCACCGCAAGAACCCCAACGGGTGCCCCATAAAGGCAACCTTCTTCCTGTCGCACGAGTACACCAGCTACTTCAACGTGCAGAGGATGTTTGCCGACGGCCACGAGTTTGCCTCCCTGGGCGTCAC GCACCGCGGCCCCGAGAGCTGGTGGTCCAAGGCCAAGTACGAGAACTGGACCGAAGAAATAGTGGGCATGCGCGAGATCTTGTCCCGCTTCGGCAACGTCTCCAAGGAGACCATACTGGGCATGCGTGCCCCCTACCTGAAGCCAGGCGGCAACACCATGCTCAACATGATCTACGACTTCGCCTTCGCATACGACTCATCGTTCGCCGCGCCACCCAGCAAGACGCCGCTGTGGCCATACACGCTCGACCACCGCATCCCGCACCACTGCGTCAACAAGGGCTGCCCTACGCACTCGTACCCGGGCGTGTGGGAGGTGCCGCTCAATACGCTGCACAGCGAGGAAGGCACCGGCGGTCAGTGCGCGCTCGCCGACCAGTGCGTCTTTCCAGATGACGAGGACACTGTGTTCGAGTTCCTGCTCGAGAACTTCCTGCGCCATTACCGCACCAACCGCGCGCCACTGGGACTCTATTTCCGCGTCAACTGGTTCACCGACAAGATTAAGACCAAGGCGCTGCACCGGTTCGTGGACCACATACTGAAGAACTACGACAATGCCTGGTTCGTCACCATGCAGCAGGCACTGCTGTGGATGCGCTCGCCACGGCGCATCGCCGAGTTGCGCGACTTCGAGGCGTGGGGTTGCTCCAAGCGTGAGCCGGCCTGCAACCTGCCGACTACGTGCGCGCTGCCCTTCGCGGACGAGTACTCGTACGGCGAGCTGCGCTACATGGAGACGTGCACCGCGTGCCCCGCGCGTTACCCGTGGATCGGCAACTACGGCGGCCAGCAGGTCGGCAAGATGATCATGGACGAAGTGGCCGAGCAGAACCGGCAgtcggccgtcgagggctccggCAGCGATGAAGACTACAACGTCACCAGCGCGGCAGCCTAG